Part of the Candidatus Rokuibacteriota bacterium genome, TCACGAGCTCGTTCTCGGCCAGCTCCCGGGTGCTCCGCCCCTCGAACTCGATCCTGCCGTGGACGATGATGTAGCCGCGGTCGGCGATCTTGGTGGCCTGGTTGAAGTTCTGCTCGGCCATGAGCACCGTGAGGTTGTGGCGCTCCTTCAGCTCCTTGATCGTGGCGATCACCCGGCTGACGAGGATGGGCGCGAGCCCCACCGAGGGCTCGTCCACCAGCAGGATCCGGGGCTCCGACATGAGCGCGCGCGCCACGGCCAGCATCTGCTGCTCGCCGCCGCTCATGCTCCCCGCGAGCTGCCGCCTCCGCTGCTGGAGGATCGGGAAGGTCTCGAGGCAGGCCTTCAGGTTGCGGTCGATCTCCCGGCGGGCTTCGGGGCGGTAGGCGCCGAGGAGCAGGTTCTCC contains:
- a CDS encoding ABC transporter ATP-binding protein: MGNRLVVSDVHAGYGAVRVLHGVSVEASQGETVVLLGTNGNGKSTLIKCIMGLIEPTSGQIALEVDGQRMDLVGRSTEEIVNLGVTLVPEGRRLFPKLTVEENLLLGAYRPEARREIDRNLKACLETFPILQQRRRQLAGSMSGGEQQMLAVARALMSEPRILLVDEPSVGLAPILVSRVIATIKELKERHNLTVLMAEQNFNQATKIADRGYIIVHGRIEFEGRSTRELAENELVKKFYLGV